A region of Phalacrocorax carbo chromosome 7, bPhaCar2.1, whole genome shotgun sequence DNA encodes the following proteins:
- the RSL24D1 gene encoding probable ribosome biogenesis protein RLP24: MRIEKCYFCSGPIYPGHGVMFVRNDCKIFRFCKSKCHRNFKKKRNPRKMRWTKAFRKAAGKELTVDNSFEFEKRRNEPVKYQRELWNKTVDAMKRVEEIKQKRQARFIINRLKKSKELQKAEDIKEVKQNIHLLRAPHAGTLKQLEDKMAQRLQEDVAMEEDS, encoded by the exons ATGCGGATCGAGAAGTGCTACTTCTGCTCGGGGCCCATCTACCCGGGCCACGGCGTCATGTTCGTGCGCAACGACTGCAAG ATATTTAGATTCTGCAAATCAAAATGCCacagaaactttaaaaagaagcGAAATCCCAGAAAGATGAGATGGACCAAAGCATTCCGGAAAGCAGCTGGCAAAGAATTGACAGTG GATAATTCATTTGAGTTTGAAAAACGTAGAAATGAACCAGTGAAATACCAGAGAGAGTTGTGGAACAAGACTG ttGATGCAATGAAGAGAGTGgaggaaataaagcaaaaacgCCAAGCTAGATTTATTATAAACAG ATTAAAGAAGAGCAAAGAGTTGCAGAAGGCGGAAGACATCAAAGAAGTCAAACAGAATATCCACCTTCTTCGTGCTCCACATGCAG gCACACTGAAACAGCTGGAGGACAAAATGGCGCAGAGGCTACAAGAGGATGTGGCTATGGAAGAAGACTCTtaa